GATTGAAGAAGAATCATCGATTCGTTTGCTGGCACCCTCCACATTTATTCTTGACTGGGTAAACAAGCGCTTGATGGACAATATTCGCAATGCTATACACATTGTCGCACCAACCAACCCGCCGGAAATCCAACTGGAAATCGGCGACTATGTCCTCGACAATGTCGAAGAACCTGAGCCGACGGTTCCACAACCTCTGCAAACCAAGACCAAAAAAGCCGAATCCAAAGCCGAAGCACCAAGCCACGGCATCAAAAGCAACCTAAACCCAAGTTTCACCTTTGAAACCTTTGTTGAGGGTAAAGCCAACCAACTGGCCGCAGCCGCGGCGCGACAGGTAGCGGAAAACCCGGGCGGCAGCTATAACCCGTTCTTTATCTACGGTGGTGTAGGGCTGGGTAAAACCCACTTGATGCACGCCATCGGTAATAAATTGATCAAAGACAACCCAAAAGCACGCGTGGTCTATCTGCACTCTGAACGTTTTGTTGCCGATATGGTCAATGCCTTGCGCCACAATAAAATCGACGAATTCAAACGCTTCTACCGCTCATTGGATGCGCTGCTAATCGATGATATTCAGTTCTTTGCCAATAAAGAACAGTCTCAGGAAGAGTTTTTTCATACCTTTAATACTTTATTAGAAGGCAATAAGCAGGTAATCTTAACCAGTGACCGTTTCCCTAAGGAAGTGGACGGTTTGGAAGACCGGCTCAAATCACGTTTCGGCTGGGGCTTGACGATAGCGGTCGAACCGCCTGAATTCGAGATGCGTGTTGCAATCTTATTGAAAAAAGCGGCTGAGTTTAATGTCGTACTGCCGGATGAAGTGGCCTTTTTTATCGCCAAACGTCTGCGCGGCAATGTTCGTGACCTGGAAGGCGCGCTAAAACGTGTCGGTGCCTATGCCCAGTTCACTCAGCAAACGCTGACCGTCGATATTGTTAAAGAGGCCTTAAAGGACCTTCTCGCTCTACAGCAGAAGATGGTCACCTTGGAAAACATACAAAAAACCGTTGCCGACTATTATAAAATTCGCGTAGCGGATATACTGTCAAAGCGCCGTTCGCGCAATGTCGCGCGACCACGACAGATTGCCATGGCAATTGCCAAAGAGTTGACGAACCATAGTCTTCCGGAAATTGGTGATGCATTTGGCGGGCGTGACCATACTACAGTGTTACATGCAGTTCGTAAGGTGAAAGAGCTGCGCGAAACCGATCATCATATTGATGAAGATTTTAATAGTTTAGTTCGAATCATTACCAATTAATAAATCAGGGAAAGGCAACTCGGCATGAAAATCACTTTAACGCGTGAAAACCTTTTAAAAGTCTTGCAAACCGTCGGCGGCGTGGTCGAAAAAAGACAAACCATGCCCATTTTAGGTAATGTCCTGTTTCAGGTATCGGAAAACACCCTAACCGTTACCGCTTCAGACTTAGAAATCGAAACCCGTGCGCAAACCGAACTGGAATCCTGCGAAGTCAGTCAGTTCGCCATTACGCTGCCGGCAATGAAACTGATTAATATCGTACGCTCTCTACCTGATGGCCTGACCATTGTCCTCGACTTTGAAGAGTCGCGTTGTACCCTGTCTGCCGGTCGTTCCCGCTTTAAGTTGTCGACCCTTCCGGCAGAAGATTTCCCAACTATCGATTTGACACAAACCGATATGTCATTCGCTCTATCGCAACATCAGTTGAAGCAGTTGATCGCCCATTCAAGCTTTGCCATGGCAAGCCAGGATGTGCGTTTTTACCTGAACGGTATGCTGTTTGATATCAGCAACCAAGCTCTGCGCGTGGTTGCGACTGACGGACACCGTCTATCGACCTGCTCGACCAACTTGGCAATTGACGGCCTGACCCCAACGCAGGCAATCCTGCCTCGTAAAGGGGTATTGGAACTGTCGAAGCTAATCGGTGATGACGATGCGCTAATCGAATTCGCGCTGGCGAAAAACTACCTGACCGTTCAATTCGAAGAGACTGTCTTTACCTGTAAGTTGGTTGACGGTCGTTTCCCGGATTACCGTCGCGTGATTCCAAGCACCAACGATCAAATGATCCAGACAGACCGCGAATTGTTACGCAGCCTGTTACAGCGTGCGTCGATCCTGTCCAACGATAAATTCAAAGGCATTCGTCTGGTACTGAGCAATAACCTGCTTGCAGTTAATGCCTCGAACAGCGAACAAGACGAATCCCATGAAGATATGGCGATCGACTATCAGGGTTCGGAAATGGAAATCGGTTTCAATGTGAACTATATCCTTGATGTGTTGAACTCGATGTCCGAGGACTGTGTCACATTGCAATTGAAAGACGCCAACAGCAGCTGTTTGATTGAAGCCAATACCGATGCATGTCACTGCCAGCACGTCATTATGCCGATGCGCCTGTAGTCTTAAATACGCCTGCTTATGAAAAAAGCAAAGTTAATTCGTATCGCCACCTATGCTTCGGTATTGGTGGCGGTTTTGTTACTACTACTGAAAACCTATGCTTGGTGGCAAACCGACTCGGTCAGTATTCTGGCATCCTTACTCGATTCCGGACTGGATATCGCCGCTTCGGTGATGATCGCTTTTGCGGTCTATATCGCCCAGCAACCGGCCGATAACGAACACCGTTTCGGTCATGGCAAGGCCGAACCACTTGCTTCTCTGGCACAAAGTGTCTTTATCGGCGGCTCCGCCGTCTATCTGATTCTGTATTCGATTGAACGTCTTTGGAACCCGCAAGAGATTATCGATATTGATTTGGGTCTGCTGGTAATGAGCATCTCATTACTGGTTACCATCGTGTTGGTGCTGTTCCAGCGCTACGTGATTCGTCAAACCCAGTCCACCGCAATTGAAGCCGATTCACTGCATTATCTGTCCGATGTGTTGGCCAACATCTTGATTATCGTCTCTTTGCTGTTAAGCGCTTACCAGTGGCTTGACCCGAT
Above is a window of Thiomicrorhabdus sediminis DNA encoding:
- the dnaA gene encoding chromosomal replication initiator protein DnaA, producing the protein MASLWNQALKHLENDLNGQQFHTWILPLQAIEEESSIRLLAPSTFILDWVNKRLMDNIRNAIHIVAPTNPPEIQLEIGDYVLDNVEEPEPTVPQPLQTKTKKAESKAEAPSHGIKSNLNPSFTFETFVEGKANQLAAAAARQVAENPGGSYNPFFIYGGVGLGKTHLMHAIGNKLIKDNPKARVVYLHSERFVADMVNALRHNKIDEFKRFYRSLDALLIDDIQFFANKEQSQEEFFHTFNTLLEGNKQVILTSDRFPKEVDGLEDRLKSRFGWGLTIAVEPPEFEMRVAILLKKAAEFNVVLPDEVAFFIAKRLRGNVRDLEGALKRVGAYAQFTQQTLTVDIVKEALKDLLALQQKMVTLENIQKTVADYYKIRVADILSKRRSRNVARPRQIAMAIAKELTNHSLPEIGDAFGGRDHTTVLHAVRKVKELRETDHHIDEDFNSLVRIITN
- the dnaN gene encoding DNA polymerase III subunit beta, coding for MKITLTRENLLKVLQTVGGVVEKRQTMPILGNVLFQVSENTLTVTASDLEIETRAQTELESCEVSQFAITLPAMKLINIVRSLPDGLTIVLDFEESRCTLSAGRSRFKLSTLPAEDFPTIDLTQTDMSFALSQHQLKQLIAHSSFAMASQDVRFYLNGMLFDISNQALRVVATDGHRLSTCSTNLAIDGLTPTQAILPRKGVLELSKLIGDDDALIEFALAKNYLTVQFEETVFTCKLVDGRFPDYRRVIPSTNDQMIQTDRELLRSLLQRASILSNDKFKGIRLVLSNNLLAVNASNSEQDESHEDMAIDYQGSEMEIGFNVNYILDVLNSMSEDCVTLQLKDANSSCLIEANTDACHCQHVIMPMRL
- a CDS encoding cation diffusion facilitator family transporter, which gives rise to MKKAKLIRIATYASVLVAVLLLLLKTYAWWQTDSVSILASLLDSGLDIAASVMIAFAVYIAQQPADNEHRFGHGKAEPLASLAQSVFIGGSAVYLILYSIERLWNPQEIIDIDLGLLVMSISLLVTIVLVLFQRYVIRQTQSTAIEADSLHYLSDVLANILIIVSLLLSAYQWLDPILAILIGVWILYSAFGLGKKAGNQLLDHELPETVRQQIRTIVLATPGVQGMNDLRTYRSGPNSFVQFDLELNDHLTLVESHNIAEKVTNRLLAEFDDMDVMIHQEPVSLRHDEAHHNWGHEIQ